From a single Spongiibacter taiwanensis genomic region:
- a CDS encoding dihydrofolate reductase family protein, whose amino-acid sequence MREIFLGAFVGLDGVMQAPGAPEEDPSGGFESGGWVAGFGDQEIGPGLESWFAEPFDLLLGRNTYDIFAAHWPFAASSPDQPGFDEGEAAIARQFNSATKYVATHRVDDLPWANSVALGEDTVAAIRGLKQTEGPRLLVQGSCELLHLLLANGLLDQMHLLIFPLVFGRGKRLFDGSAQPSGFTLQHCVSTSNGVIMAQYVKAGGIPVGSFALKEPSEVELERRRKRDAFLR is encoded by the coding sequence ATGAGAGAGATATTTCTGGGCGCTTTTGTCGGCCTTGACGGTGTGATGCAGGCGCCGGGTGCGCCGGAGGAAGACCCCAGTGGTGGGTTTGAATCTGGTGGCTGGGTAGCCGGGTTCGGCGATCAGGAAATTGGCCCGGGCCTCGAGAGCTGGTTTGCCGAGCCCTTCGACTTACTGCTGGGACGCAATACCTACGATATTTTTGCGGCCCACTGGCCCTTTGCGGCAAGCTCGCCGGACCAACCCGGTTTTGACGAGGGTGAAGCCGCCATTGCCCGGCAGTTCAACAGCGCAACCAAATACGTGGCCACCCATCGCGTGGACGATTTACCCTGGGCCAACAGTGTGGCCCTGGGCGAAGATACCGTCGCAGCGATCCGCGGCCTCAAGCAGACCGAGGGGCCCCGCCTGCTGGTGCAGGGCTCCTGTGAGTTGTTGCATCTCCTGCTGGCCAATGGTCTGCTCGACCAGATGCATCTGCTGATTTTCCCCCTGGTGTTTGGCCGCGGCAAGCGGCTGTTTGACGGCTCGGCCCAGCCCAGCGGGTTTACCCTGCAGCACTGCGTCAGCACATCAAACGGTGTGATTATGGCGCAATATGTCAAAGCAGGTGGCATTCCCGTTGGGTCCTTTGCCTTGAAAGAACCCAGCGAGGTGGAGTTGGAACGGCGGCGTAAACGGGATGCATTCCTGCGCTGA